One genomic window of Equus caballus isolate H_3958 breed thoroughbred chromosome 6, TB-T2T, whole genome shotgun sequence includes the following:
- the KCNE4 gene encoding potassium voltage-gated channel subfamily E member 4, with the protein MLKMEPLNSTDPSTAAPSSPLELHVPASGSGNGNEYFYVLVVMSFYGIFLMGIMLGYMKSKRREKKSSLLLLYKDEERLWGEAMKPLPVVSSLRSVQVPMMLNMLQESVAPALSCTLCSMEGDSVSSESSSPDVHLTIQEEGADDELGETSETPLNESSEGSSENIHQNS; encoded by the coding sequence ATGCTGAAGATGGAGCCTCTGAACAGCACGGACCCCAGCACCgcagcccccagcagccccctCGAGTTGCATGTGCCCGCCAGTGGCAGTGGCAACGGCAATGAATACTTCTACGTTCTGGTTGTTATGTCCTTCTACGGCATTTTCTTGATGGGGATCATGCTGGGGTACATGAAATCCAAGAGGCGGGAGAAGAAGTCCAGCCTGCTGCTGCTGTACAAAGACGAAGAGAGGCTCTGGGGGGAGGCCATGAAGCCGCTGCCCGTGGTGTCCAGCCTGAGGTCGGTGCAGGTGCCCATGATGCTGAACATGCTGCAGGAGAGCGTGGCGCCCGCCCTGTCCTGCACCCTCTGCTCCATGGAAGGAGACAGCGTGAGCTCCGAATCCTCCTCCCCGGACGTGCACCTCACCATCCAGGAGGAGGGGGCGGATGACGAGCTGGGGGAGACTTCGGAGACGCCTCTTAATGAAAGCAGCGAAGGGTCCTCGGAGAACATCCATCAGAATTCCTAG